A single genomic interval of Spinacia oleracea cultivar Varoflay chromosome 6, BTI_SOV_V1, whole genome shotgun sequence harbors:
- the LOC110781791 gene encoding putative glycerol-3-phosphate transporter 4, protein MARRSDVTPPGISLIRSLRGRDWSFSSYRYAVLLITFIAYACYHASRKPSSIVKSVLDPERDKPVLSNIWPIGNVFVKEELFDSDARRLTKKGWAPFDGKDGTSKLGEIDVAFLACYSMGMYVAGHLGDSLDLRLFLTTGMIGSGIFVVLFGMGYFWNIHAFWFFLVMQMIAGLFQATGWPSVVAVIGNWFGKRKRGLIMGIWNAHTSVGNIAGSLVAASVLEYGWGWSFILPGALIFFGGILVYLFLAAYPEDVGFPCPYASGNNEETGPSKLEAQSQKFDSDDCQPDVNPQSSSTSRRSVGLLEACLIPGVIPFALCLFFSKLVAYTFLYWLPFYLSQTAIGGVYVSVKSAGNLSALFDVGGIVGGIVAGYLSDKLNARALTAATFMYLAIPSMLLYRFYGGESMTMNIVLMMIVGLFVNGPYALITTAVSADLGTHSSLKGDSRALATVTAIIDGTGSAGAALGPLLTGFLSGNGWDQVFFMLVIGALIAGLLLSRLVITEISDILRRNQSNNAQSTAGSESQPLLSDQR, encoded by the exons ATGGCTCGGAGGTCTGATGTTACCCCTCCTGGGATTTCTCTTATAAGAAGTTTGAGAGGAAGAGACTGGAGTTTTTCTTCATACAGATATGCTGTTCTGTTGATTACTTTTATTGCTTATGCGTGTTATCATGCTTCCAGAAAACCAAGTAGCATAGTCAAGAGTGTTCTGGATCCTGAACGAGACAAACCTGTACTGTCAAATATCTGGCCTATTGGGAATGTCTTTGTCAAGGAAGAGCTTTTTGATAGTGATGCAAGGAGATTAACGAAAAAGGGCTGGGCACCTTTTGATGGAAAAGACGGGACGTCGAAATTGGGTGAAATTGATGTTGCATTTCTTGCATGCTATTCCATGGGTATGTATGTTGCTGGTCACTTGGGAGATAGTTTAGATCTGCGGCTGTTTTTAACAACAGGCATGATTGGTAGTGGGATATTTGTTGTGCTTTTCGGCATgggttacttttggaatattcATGCCTTTTGGTTCTTTCTagtgatgcaaatgattgccGGATTATTTCAAGCTACAGGTTGGCCTTCTGTGGTTGCTGTTATTGGTAATTGGTTTGGCAAAAGAAAGAGGGGTTTGATAATGGGTATTTGGAATGCTCATACATCTGTGGGGAATATTGCTGGGTCCCTAGTTGCGGCTAGTGTTTTGGAGTACGGATGGGGTTGGTCTTTCATTCTTCCAGgagctttaattttttttggaggCATTTTGGTTTATTTGTTTTTGGCTGCATATCCCGAGGATGTGGGTTTCCCTTGTCCTTATGCTTCGGGTAATAATGAAGAGACAGGGCCAAGCAAGCTAGAAGCACAGAGCCAAAAGTTTGACTCAGATGACTGTCAACCAGATGTTAACCCTCAATCGTCTTCAACTTCCAGGAGAAGTGTCGGGCTTTTAGAAGCATGTTTGATACCTGGGGTAATACCATTTGCCTTGTGTCTCTTCTTCTCGAAGCTTGTGGCGTACACTTTTCTATATTGGCTACCATTCTATCTTAGTCAGACAG CAATCGGTGGAGTTTATGTTTCTGTAAAGTCTGCAGGAAACCTCTCCGCTCTGTTTGATGTAGGTGGCATCGTAGGTGGCATAGTTGCTGGCTACCTCTCTGATAAACTTAATGCTAGAGCTCTTACCGCCGCCACTTTTATGTACCTTGCAATCCCTTCAATGCTCCTCTACCGTTTTTACGGCGGTGAATCCATGACTATGAACATTGTCCTCATGATGATTGTTGGGTTGTTTGTCAACGGACCATATGCACTCATAACTACTGCAGTTTCTGCGGATTTGGGCACTCACAGCTCGTTGAAAGGGGATTCTCGCGCACTAGCAACTGTTACTGCCATTATTGATGGTACAGGATCAGCGGGTGCAGCATTAGGTCCTCTTCTCACTGGATTCCTTTCAGGAAATGGATGGGATCAGGTCTTCTTCATGCTGGTGATTGGAGCCCTAATTGCTGGACTTCTGTTGTCACGCCTTGTAATTACAGAAATCAGTGACATTCTCAGGAGGAATCAATCAAATAATGCACAAAGCACTGCAG GTTCTGAATCTCAACCCCTTCTGAGTGACCAAAGATGA
- the LOC110781789 gene encoding large ribosomal subunit protein bL19c, whose amino-acid sequence MASKVLPQALLVIPSNHSLQCPPLKKQLGFPIDSNRRFSLSSNCRSNLMVSRASSNLFSSNFSSIFSFPARNSFVVRSEAEDSSDAPAESVAVVAEEELPVESEAEAEERPPRQQRVKLGDIMGILNKKAVHAAEELRPVPGIRTGDIVQIRLEVPENKRRLSVYKGIVISRQNAGIHTTIRIRRIIAGVGVEIVFPLYSPNIKEIKVVSHRKVRKARLYYLRDKLPRLSTFK is encoded by the exons atGGCGTCCAAGGTTCTTCCACAG GCACTTCTTGTAATTCCATCGAATCACTCGCTTCAATGTCCGCCATTGAAGAAGCAATTAGGGTTTCCAATTGACTCCAACCGCCGATTTTCACTCTCCAGCAACTGTAGGAGTAATCTTATGGTTTCTAGGGCTTCATCTAACTTATTCAGCTCCAATTTCAGCTCGATTTTCTCTTTTCCGGCAAGAAATTCTTTCGTTGTGAGGTCGGAAGCGGAGGATAGCTCCGACGCTCCGGCTGAGAGTGTAGCTGTCGTTGCCGAGGAGGAATTGCCGGTGGAGTCGGAAGCCGAAGCTGAAGAAAGGCCGCCGAGGCAGCAAAGGGTCAAATTGGGAGATATAATGGGG ATATTGAACAAGAAAGCAGTTCACGCTGCGGAGGAGCTGCGTCCAGTGCCGGGCATCAGGACTGGAGACATTGTGCAAATCAGATTG GAAGTTCCAGAAAACAAGCGTAGGCTATCTGTGTACAAAGGTATTGTGATATCTAGGCAGAATGCAGGTATTCATACCACCATCCGGATTCGAAGGATCATCGCTGGTGTAGGTGTTGAGATAGTGTTCCCATT GTACTCACCAAACATCAAGGAAATAAAAGTTGTTTCTCACCGGAAAGTCAGGAAGGCAAGGCTATACTATCTAAGAGACAAACTTCCCAGGCTCTCGACTTTcaaatga